Proteins encoded by one window of Streptomyces sp. NBC_01477:
- a CDS encoding HAD family hydrolase, translating into MNRTYSRTIVASDLDRTLIYSAAALALAMPDEEAPRLLTVEVHEAKPLSYMTEAAGRLLVELADAVRFVPATTRTRKQYRRISLPGPQPSYAICANGGHLLVAGRTDHDWNAEMRRRLTEGSAPLAEVRAHLAATADPEWLRKERVAEELFAYLVVDRDRLPAGWVKELAAWAEPLGWTVSLQGRKIYAVPKPLSKSAALAEVVRRTGADRVIAAGDSLLDADLLLAADAGWTPGHGELADSGWTASHVSALGVGGVAAGEEILRRFLAGVRS; encoded by the coding sequence GTGAACCGCACCTACAGCCGGACGATCGTCGCCAGCGACCTCGACCGCACCCTCATCTACTCCGCCGCCGCGCTCGCCCTGGCCATGCCCGACGAGGAGGCGCCCCGGCTGCTGACGGTCGAGGTCCACGAGGCGAAGCCGCTGTCGTACATGACGGAGGCGGCCGGCCGGCTGCTGGTCGAACTCGCCGACGCCGTACGCTTCGTGCCCGCCACCACCCGCACCCGCAAGCAGTACCGGCGGATCAGCCTGCCGGGGCCGCAGCCGAGCTACGCGATCTGCGCCAACGGCGGCCACCTGCTGGTCGCCGGGCGCACCGACCACGACTGGAACGCCGAGATGCGGCGGCGGCTCACCGAGGGGTCCGCGCCGCTCGCCGAGGTGCGCGCGCACCTGGCCGCCACCGCGGACCCCGAATGGCTGCGCAAGGAGCGGGTCGCGGAGGAGCTGTTCGCCTACCTGGTGGTGGACCGGGACCGGCTCCCCGCCGGCTGGGTCAAGGAACTCGCCGCCTGGGCCGAGCCGCTGGGCTGGACCGTGTCGCTCCAGGGCCGCAAGATCTACGCCGTGCCCAAGCCGCTGTCCAAGAGCGCGGCCCTCGCCGAGGTCGTCCGGCGCACCGGCGCCGACCGGGTCATCGCGGCCGGCGACTCGCTCCTGGACGCCGATCTGCTGCTGGCCGCGGACGCCGGCTGGACGCCGGGCCACGGCGAGCTGGCCGACTCCGGCTGGACGGCGTCGCACGTGTCCGCGCTGGGTGTCGGCGGCGTGGCGGCCGGCGAGGAGATCCTCCGGCGGTTCCTGGCCGGCGTCCGGTCCTGA
- a CDS encoding nucleoside/nucleotide kinase family protein, which produces MLVDDAVALVPSIPGRRALLGLAGAPAAGKSTLARRLVTGVNDRLGADTAAYVPMDGFHLANAQLDRLHLRDRKGAPETFDVDGYVVLLRRLRAERSNPVYAPDFDRRIDEPVAAGLVIPASAALVVTEGNYLADDGPGWAEVRDLLDELWYVETPRRLRERRLLRRHVRGGRSEREAREFIASSERVNARRVELTRAHCTRVVSPRDP; this is translated from the coding sequence ATGCTTGTCGATGACGCGGTTGCCCTGGTGCCCAGCATCCCAGGCCGCCGCGCGCTGCTGGGTCTGGCGGGGGCGCCCGCCGCCGGCAAGTCGACCCTGGCGCGGCGCCTGGTCACGGGCGTCAACGACCGGCTCGGCGCCGATACGGCCGCGTACGTCCCGATGGACGGCTTCCATCTGGCCAACGCCCAATTGGACCGGCTGCACCTGCGGGACCGCAAGGGCGCCCCGGAGACCTTCGACGTCGACGGCTACGTGGTGCTGCTGCGGCGGCTCCGCGCGGAGCGGTCGAACCCGGTGTACGCGCCGGACTTCGACCGGCGGATCGACGAGCCGGTCGCCGCGGGGCTCGTCATCCCCGCGTCGGCGGCGCTCGTGGTGACCGAGGGCAACTACCTGGCCGACGACGGCCCCGGATGGGCCGAGGTCCGCGACCTCCTGGACGAGCTGTGGTACGTCGAGACCCCGCGGCGGCTGCGCGAGCGGCGGCTGCTGCGGCGGCATGTCCGCGGCGGGCGCAGCGAGCGGGAGGCCCGCGAATTCATCGCGTCCAGCGAACGCGTCAACGCCCGCCGCGTCGAGCTGACCCGGGCGCACTGCACCCGGGTGGTCTCCCCCCGGGACCCCTGA
- a CDS encoding O-methyltransferase: MYETKNPQLTPELYGYVLDHNPPLDPIERELIEVTHRSLADVSGMQTAEEQGPLLAFLVRLTGARQIVEVGTFTGFSALSMARALPADGRLIACDISEEWTAVGREAWVKAGVADRIDLRIAPAIDTLRALPGGSWIDLVFLDADKESYIDYWEELLPRLRPGGLLVIDNTLYHGDVADPAATGGGAAVRAFNDHVRADDRVDDVLLTVADGLTLARKRP, translated from the coding sequence TTGTACGAAACGAAGAACCCCCAGCTCACGCCCGAGCTGTACGGATACGTCCTCGACCACAACCCGCCGCTCGACCCGATCGAGCGCGAGCTGATCGAGGTCACCCACCGCAGCCTCGCCGATGTGTCGGGCATGCAGACCGCCGAGGAGCAGGGGCCGCTGCTGGCCTTCCTGGTCCGGCTGACCGGCGCCCGGCAGATCGTGGAGGTCGGCACCTTCACCGGCTTCTCGGCGCTGTCCATGGCGCGGGCGCTGCCCGCCGACGGGCGGCTGATCGCCTGCGACATCTCCGAGGAGTGGACCGCCGTGGGCCGCGAGGCCTGGGTGAAGGCGGGCGTCGCCGACCGGATCGACCTGCGGATCGCCCCGGCGATCGACACGCTGCGGGCACTGCCCGGCGGCAGCTGGATCGACCTGGTCTTCCTCGACGCCGACAAGGAGTCCTACATCGACTACTGGGAGGAGCTGCTGCCCCGGCTGAGGCCCGGCGGCCTGCTCGTAATCGACAACACCCTCTACCACGGCGATGTCGCCGACCCGGCGGCCACCGGCGGGGGCGCCGCCGTCCGCGCCTTCAACGACCATGTGCGGGCCGACGACCGGGTGGACGACGTCCTGCTCACCGTGGCCGACGGCCTCACGCTGGCCCGCAAGCGCCCGTAG
- a CDS encoding DUF4383 domain-containing protein: MRLDDHFPADHRLSQVYRFGAGIMGLILVVFGILGLLNGVSFLSKAGERIAGLNSNGALSIISIVIGGLLFVGMVAGGNFASTLNICVGVAFLLSGFVNLALLDTGNNLLAFKMSNVLFSFAVGVMLLFFGMYGRITGGLPHDNPYWQRRHPEEAAREREARQRAAVAATRPPPRRRGLPQH, encoded by the coding sequence ATGCGACTCGACGACCATTTCCCCGCCGATCACCGGCTGAGCCAGGTCTACCGCTTCGGAGCGGGAATCATGGGCCTGATTCTCGTCGTCTTCGGCATCCTCGGCCTGCTGAACGGTGTGTCGTTCCTGTCCAAGGCGGGTGAACGCATCGCCGGACTGAATTCCAACGGCGCGCTGAGCATCATCTCCATCGTGATCGGCGGCCTGCTCTTCGTGGGCATGGTCGCCGGCGGCAATTTCGCCTCCACGCTGAACATCTGCGTGGGCGTCGCCTTCCTGCTCAGCGGCTTCGTGAATCTGGCGCTGCTGGACACCGGGAACAATCTGCTGGCGTTCAAGATGTCGAACGTGCTGTTCAGCTTCGCCGTCGGGGTGATGCTGCTGTTCTTCGGGATGTACGGGCGGATCACCGGCGGGCTTCCACACGACAATCCGTACTGGCAGCGGCGCCACCCGGAGGAGGCCGCGCGCGAACGCGAGGCCCGGCAGCGCGCGGCGGTGGCCGCCACGAGGCCACCGCCGCGGCGCCGGGGACTGCCCCAGCACTGA
- a CDS encoding FmdB family zinc ribbon protein: MPRYEYRCKTCGATFEMRRPMSQSSAPAPCPQGHGDTVKLLSTVSVGGTASAAGSAGPAPAPAGGGGGCCGGGCCS; the protein is encoded by the coding sequence ATGCCTCGTTACGAGTACCGGTGCAAGACCTGTGGCGCCACCTTCGAGATGCGCCGCCCGATGTCGCAGTCCAGCGCCCCCGCGCCCTGCCCGCAGGGCCACGGCGACACCGTGAAGCTGCTCTCCACCGTGTCGGTGGGCGGCACCGCCTCGGCGGCCGGGTCCGCGGGCCCCGCGCCGGCGCCCGCGGGCGGCGGGGGCGGCTGCTGCGGCGGCGGTTGCTGCAGCTGA
- a CDS encoding bestrophin-like domain: protein MSQWVVLLIAMIAVCAVVITVVVLRQRRIAEDDDPSETPDVIEYMVMMIGVIYAIVLGLAIAGVWEGRGGAQADTLAEAQALHEVKVRVQVYPPAVRDKVRADVDAYAAFVADKEWPYMRSHGELSPRGTQLLDQVRTDVTQFDPKSDLAAQAYQPVVDEVAAADMARASRGQSVGATMPGVVWFGLITGALVTVGLIFTLQIRRSAKELLLAGLFSALIAFLLFLIWDLDAPFGSGLAVSADVFRQLL from the coding sequence ATGTCGCAATGGGTGGTACTGCTGATCGCGATGATCGCGGTCTGCGCGGTCGTCATCACCGTGGTCGTCCTCAGGCAGCGCAGGATCGCCGAGGACGACGACCCGAGCGAGACGCCGGACGTCATCGAGTACATGGTGATGATGATCGGGGTGATCTACGCGATCGTGCTGGGCCTGGCGATCGCCGGAGTGTGGGAGGGCAGGGGCGGTGCGCAGGCCGACACGCTGGCCGAGGCGCAGGCGCTGCACGAGGTGAAGGTCCGGGTGCAGGTCTATCCCCCCGCGGTGCGGGACAAGGTACGGGCCGACGTCGACGCCTATGCCGCCTTCGTCGCCGACAAGGAGTGGCCCTACATGCGCAGCCACGGCGAACTCTCGCCGCGGGGCACGCAGTTGCTCGACCAGGTGCGTACCGACGTGACGCAGTTCGACCCGAAGAGCGATCTGGCGGCGCAGGCGTACCAGCCGGTGGTGGACGAGGTCGCCGCCGCCGACATGGCGCGGGCCTCGCGCGGGCAGAGCGTGGGCGCGACGATGCCGGGGGTGGTCTGGTTCGGGCTGATCACCGGCGCGCTGGTGACGGTCGGGCTGATCTTCACGCTACAGATCAGGAGATCGGCCAAGGAGCTGCTGCTCGCCGGGCTGTTCAGCGCGCTCATCGCCTTCCTGCTGTTCCTCATCTGGGACCTGGACGCGCCCTTCGGCAGCGGTCTCGCGGTCTCGGCGGACGTCTTCCGCCAACTGCTGTGA
- a CDS encoding family 2B encapsulin nanocompartment shell protein produces the protein MSVDAGQDAALGNPQDNARTSLDTAAARNLATTTKSAPQMQGISSRWLLRVLPWVQVNAGTYRVNRRLSYAVGDGRVTFVKTGSQVRVIPQELGEIAALRSFDDVEALTALADRFVQREFAPGEVLVEAGQPADTVFLIAHGKVEKLGEGSYGEQNRLGTLADGDHFGEQALLDGDAESGFTARAVAATTVLALPRQALQELLAQAAPLREHLDAVRAIPQQRANKRGEANIELASGHKGEAALPATYVDYEVKPREYELSVAQTVLRVHSRVADLYNEPMNQTEQQLKLTVEALRERQEHELINNPEYGLLNNAEYEQRIQPHAGPPLPDDLDELISRRRGTRYLLANPKTIAAIAREWTRAGIYPDSVEVLGSPVPAWRGVPILSCNKIPISEARTSSIIAIRTGEDNQGVIGLNQTGLPDEYEPGLNVRFMGIDDKAIISYLVSTYFSAAVLVPDALGVLENVNVSNWR, from the coding sequence ATGTCGGTTGATGCGGGCCAGGACGCCGCACTCGGCAATCCGCAGGACAACGCGCGTACGAGCCTTGACACCGCCGCCGCGCGGAATCTGGCCACGACAACCAAGTCCGCGCCTCAGATGCAGGGGATCTCGTCCAGGTGGCTGCTGCGTGTGCTGCCCTGGGTGCAGGTCAACGCGGGCACGTACCGGGTCAACCGGCGGCTGAGCTACGCGGTCGGGGACGGGCGGGTGACGTTCGTCAAGACCGGGTCGCAGGTCCGGGTCATCCCGCAGGAGCTGGGTGAGATCGCCGCGCTGCGGTCCTTCGACGACGTGGAGGCGCTGACCGCCCTGGCGGACCGTTTCGTCCAACGTGAGTTCGCACCCGGCGAGGTGCTGGTCGAGGCCGGCCAGCCGGCCGACACGGTCTTCCTGATCGCGCACGGCAAGGTCGAGAAGCTCGGCGAGGGGTCGTACGGCGAGCAGAATCGTCTCGGCACCCTGGCCGACGGCGACCACTTCGGCGAGCAGGCACTGCTCGACGGGGACGCCGAGTCGGGCTTCACCGCCCGCGCCGTCGCGGCCACCACCGTGCTCGCGCTGCCCCGCCAGGCACTGCAGGAGCTGCTCGCCCAGGCGGCGCCGCTGCGCGAGCATCTGGACGCCGTCCGCGCGATCCCGCAGCAGCGGGCCAACAAGCGCGGCGAGGCGAACATCGAACTCGCCTCGGGCCACAAGGGCGAGGCCGCGCTGCCCGCCACGTATGTCGACTACGAGGTCAAGCCCCGCGAGTACGAGCTGAGCGTCGCCCAGACCGTGCTGCGGGTGCACAGCCGGGTCGCCGACCTCTACAACGAGCCGATGAACCAGACCGAGCAGCAACTCAAGCTCACCGTCGAGGCGTTGCGCGAGCGCCAGGAGCACGAGCTGATCAACAACCCGGAGTACGGGCTGCTCAACAACGCGGAGTACGAGCAGCGCATCCAGCCGCACGCCGGCCCGCCGCTGCCCGACGACCTGGACGAGCTGATCAGCCGGCGCCGCGGCACCCGCTATCTGCTGGCCAACCCCAAGACGATCGCGGCCATCGCCCGGGAGTGGACCCGGGCCGGCATCTACCCCGACTCGGTCGAGGTGCTCGGCTCCCCCGTTCCCGCCTGGCGCGGCGTGCCGATCCTCAGCTGCAACAAGATCCCGATCTCCGAGGCCCGCACCAGCTCGATCATCGCGATCCGCACCGGCGAGGACAACCAGGGCGTCATCGGCCTCAACCAGACCGGTCTGCCCGACGAGTACGAACCCGGCCTGAACGTGCGCTTCATGGGGATCGACGACAAGGCCATCATCAGCTACCTGGTCAGTACGTACTTCTCCGCGGCCGTCCTGGTGCCCGACGCGCTGGGCGTGCTGGAGAACGTGAACGTGTCCAACTGGCGCTGA